One genomic segment of Chitinivorax sp. B includes these proteins:
- a CDS encoding carbonic anhydrase: MDDLSKFLQGFQRFKQKYFADDKALYERLTQEGQKPSTLVIGCCDARVDPALITDCAPGDMFVIRNVANLVPPREVGPTNQGVSAALEFGVSVLNVERIIVLGHAHCGGIAALMKDDMGSASAGYLARWIGIAEPARQRVWEEFGERPIEEQIRACELASILVSLNNLLTFPWIRERVEQGQLNLHGWYFDFEQGDLLGYHPPSGEFVSLGSK; the protein is encoded by the coding sequence ATGGACGATCTCAGCAAGTTTCTCCAAGGTTTTCAACGCTTCAAGCAAAAATATTTTGCCGACGACAAGGCGCTTTATGAACGACTGACACAGGAAGGGCAAAAGCCATCCACCCTGGTGATTGGCTGTTGTGATGCCCGTGTCGACCCGGCCCTGATTACCGATTGTGCACCCGGTGACATGTTCGTCATCCGTAACGTGGCTAACCTGGTCCCGCCACGTGAAGTCGGTCCGACCAACCAGGGCGTGTCTGCCGCCTTGGAGTTCGGTGTATCGGTCTTGAATGTGGAGCGCATCATCGTGCTAGGTCATGCCCACTGTGGCGGCATTGCAGCACTCATGAAGGATGACATGGGCAGCGCATCAGCCGGTTACCTTGCCCGCTGGATTGGCATTGCAGAACCCGCCCGACAACGCGTATGGGAAGAATTTGGCGAAAGACCCATCGAAGAACAGATTCGTGCCTGCGAATTGGCCTCTATCTTGGTATCACTCAACAACCTCCTGACTTTTCCTTGGATTCGCGAACGCGTCGAGCAGGGTCAGCTGAACCTGCACGGTTGGTATTTTGACTTTGAACAGGGCGACCTACTGGGCTATCACCCCCCCAGTGGCGAATTTGTCTCACTGGGAAGCAAATAA
- a CDS encoding carbonic anhydrase, with the protein MQDIERFLAGFQHFQQKYFVDQPELFDDLRQGQHPATLLIGCCDSRADPALLMGCDPGDIFTIRNVAALVPPLEQGTTNQGVSAAMEFAVCGLNVARIIVLGHACCGGIRALMQGADQLTPDSFLRRWVNIAKPARDQVLRDPNLLTPEAQQKAAELASILVSLENLLTFPWIRERVETGKLTIHGWYFDIQQGALLAYSPRRGTFLPMVCPIDRKPAF; encoded by the coding sequence ATGCAGGATATCGAGCGTTTTCTGGCTGGATTCCAGCATTTCCAGCAAAAATACTTTGTTGACCAGCCCGAGCTGTTTGACGATCTGCGTCAAGGCCAGCATCCAGCCACTCTGCTGATCGGATGCTGTGACTCTCGCGCCGACCCAGCCCTGCTGATGGGCTGTGACCCAGGCGATATCTTCACGATTCGAAATGTGGCCGCCTTGGTCCCGCCACTGGAACAGGGCACCACCAATCAGGGTGTTTCCGCAGCAATGGAATTTGCCGTATGCGGCCTGAATGTGGCACGCATCATCGTACTTGGTCATGCATGCTGCGGCGGTATCCGGGCACTGATGCAGGGTGCCGATCAATTGACGCCAGACAGCTTTCTCAGGCGATGGGTCAACATTGCCAAACCAGCTCGTGATCAGGTCCTGCGCGATCCCAACCTACTTACTCCCGAAGCCCAGCAGAAAGCTGCAGAACTCGCATCCATCCTGGTCTCGCTGGAAAACCTACTAACATTCCCCTGGATACGGGAACGGGTCGAAACGGGCAAATTGACCATCCATGGCTGGTACTTCGACATTCAGCAAGGTGCTTTACTGGCCTACTCACCACGACGTGGCACCTTCCTGCCCATGGTCTGCCCGATCGACCGCAAACCAGCCTTCTGA
- the prfB gene encoding peptide chain release factor 2 (programmed frameshift): MEAERLNQIVNSLQDLAARNDELRRYLDYDQKKDRLEEVTRLTEDASIWSDPKKAQELGKERKLLEGVVNTIDSVAGAIADSLELFEMGKSEEDWDTVMAVEADAADIEKRVADLEFRRMFNDPMDPNNCFIDIKAGAGGTEAQDWAGMLERMYLRYSERKGFKVEVLEESEGEVAGISSATLKISGEYAYGLLRTEVGVHRLVRVSPFDSNARRHTSFSSVFVYPEVDDSFEIEINPADLRTDTFRASGAGGQHINKTDSAVRITHMPSGIVVQCQNDRSQHRNRDEAMSMLRAKLYELELRKRNEAKQALEDSKSDIGWGHQIRSYVFDQSRVKDLRTNVEVGNVKGVMDGDLDIFIEASLKQGV, from the exons ATGGAAGCAGAACGCCTCAATCAGATCGTCAACTCGCTACAAGACCTCGCTGCTCGAAACGATGAGCTGCGGAGGTATCTT GACTACGATCAGAAAAAAGACCGACTTGAAGAAGTTACCCGCCTGACGGAAGACGCCAGTATCTGGAGTGATCCCAAAAAAGCACAGGAACTGGGCAAAGAACGCAAGCTGCTTGAGGGTGTAGTCAACACCATCGATAGCGTTGCCGGCGCCATTGCCGACAGTCTGGAGCTGTTTGAAATGGGTAAATCGGAAGAAGACTGGGACACGGTCATGGCTGTCGAAGCTGATGCCGCCGACATTGAAAAGCGGGTAGCCGATCTGGAATTCCGCCGAATGTTCAACGACCCGATGGATCCGAACAACTGCTTCATCGACATCAAAGCCGGTGCCGGTGGTACTGAGGCGCAAGACTGGGCAGGCATGCTGGAGCGCATGTATCTGCGATACAGTGAGCGCAAGGGGTTCAAGGTCGAAGTTCTGGAAGAGTCCGAGGGTGAAGTGGCCGGCATCTCCAGCGCTACACTGAAAATCTCTGGTGAGTATGCATACGGCCTGTTACGCACCGAAGTGGGCGTTCACCGCCTGGTTCGCGTATCACCGTTCGACTCCAATGCACGTCGCCATACATCGTTCTCCAGCGTGTTCGTATATCCCGAAGTTGACGACAGTTTCGAAATCGAAATCAATCCGGCAGATTTGCGAACCGACACTTTCCGTGCCTCAGGTGCGGGTGGTCAGCACATTAACAAGACCGACTCGGCGGTACGTATCACCCACATGCCGTCTGGCATCGTCGTGCAATGCCAAAATGACCGTTCGCAACACCGCAACCGCGATGAGGCCATGAGCATGTTGCGTGCCAAGCTTTATGAACTGGAATTGCGCAAACGCAACGAAGCCAAACAGGCACTCGAAGACAGTAAATCCGATATCGGCTGGGGCCATCAGATCCGTTCATATGTCTTCGACCAATCCCGCGTCAAAGATCTGCGCACCAACGTAGAAGTGGGTAACGTCAAAGGTGTCATGGATGGTGATCTGGACATCTTCATCGAAGCCAGTCTGAAACAAGGCGTGTAA
- a CDS encoding Ivy family c-type lysozyme inhibitor: protein MLKYIAIVLLTGMTLSLPSLAGNTALPKRAEGDYLFSLIKKPGYKQAWQAMLAGSNAPTWIKQASGPSSPSTQLAYQGHHYELANSCKQHDCGNNRVLVLFDVAKRQAWGVWAKLPDDTPVARSVEPELTWYGKPDDTIRQLLTTELDRELKN from the coding sequence ATGCTCAAATACATTGCCATTGTGTTGTTGACGGGAATGACCTTGTCGCTACCCAGCCTGGCTGGCAACACCGCATTACCGAAGCGAGCCGAAGGCGATTATCTATTCAGCCTGATCAAAAAACCGGGCTACAAACAAGCTTGGCAAGCCATGCTTGCTGGCAGCAATGCGCCGACCTGGATCAAGCAGGCCAGCGGCCCTTCGAGCCCCAGCACACAGCTTGCCTATCAAGGCCACCACTACGAACTGGCCAATAGCTGCAAACAACACGATTGCGGCAATAATCGGGTACTGGTTCTATTCGACGTGGCAAAACGTCAAGCCTGGGGGGTTTGGGCCAAACTGCCTGATGACACACCGGTAGCACGCTCCGTTGAGCCAGAGTTGACCTGGTATGGCAAACCGGACGATACGATCCGTCAATTGCTGACAACTGAACTGGATCGTGAACTTAAAAACTGA
- the lysS gene encoding lysine--tRNA ligase produces the protein MNENIEAGAPHQDENQLIAERRAKLTEIRKQGVAFPNDFKREHLAADLHAKYAGVEKEALEADKIEVSVAGRMMLKRVMGKASFATLQDGSARIQLYVANDSAGEEAHGAFKHWDLGDILAARGTLMKTRTGELTVLVTEIRLLAKALRPLPEKFHGMTDQEQKYRQRYLDLISNEQSRDTFIKRSKIIQRVREVMVNEGYLEVETPMMHPIPGGAAAKPFTTHHNALDMQLFLRIAPELYLKRLVVGGMERVFEINRNFRNEGMSTRHNPEFTMMEFYEAYADYKRMMELTETVIRECARAVHGHAVVECQGKVVDLSKPFARLTVTEAILRYNPQYTEAQLNDRAWLKEEIERLGGKLVMTDGISGLQFSLFEETTEEKLWEPTYIIDYPIEISPLARESDQHKGITERFELFVLGRELANGFSELNDPEDQAERFLEQVRQKDAGDDEAMHYDADYIRALEHGMPPAGGCGIGIDRLVMLLTDAPSIRDVILFPQMRPE, from the coding sequence ATGAACGAGAACATTGAAGCAGGTGCACCGCATCAAGACGAAAATCAACTCATCGCCGAACGCCGTGCCAAGTTGACGGAAATCCGCAAACAGGGCGTAGCCTTCCCCAACGACTTCAAACGCGAACATCTGGCTGCTGATCTGCATGCCAAATACGCTGGTGTAGAAAAAGAAGCGCTGGAAGCTGACAAGATCGAAGTATCGGTCGCTGGTCGCATGATGTTGAAACGGGTGATGGGTAAAGCCAGCTTTGCCACCCTGCAAGATGGTTCCGCTCGTATCCAGCTGTACGTCGCTAACGATTCCGCTGGCGAAGAAGCCCACGGCGCATTCAAGCACTGGGACTTGGGCGATATTCTGGCCGCACGTGGCACCCTGATGAAAACCCGTACCGGGGAACTGACCGTACTGGTAACCGAAATCCGCCTGCTGGCCAAGGCATTGCGCCCGTTGCCTGAAAAATTCCACGGCATGACCGATCAGGAACAGAAGTATCGCCAGCGTTATCTGGACCTGATCTCCAACGAACAGAGCCGCGACACCTTCATCAAACGCTCCAAGATCATCCAACGCGTGCGAGAAGTCATGGTCAACGAAGGTTATCTGGAAGTCGAAACCCCGATGATGCACCCCATCCCCGGTGGTGCAGCGGCCAAGCCTTTCACCACACATCATAATGCACTGGACATGCAATTGTTCCTGCGCATTGCACCGGAACTGTATCTGAAACGACTGGTGGTTGGCGGCATGGAACGCGTGTTCGAAATCAACCGCAATTTCCGTAACGAGGGGATGAGCACCCGTCATAATCCCGAGTTCACCATGATGGAGTTCTATGAAGCTTACGCTGATTACAAGCGCATGATGGAGCTCACCGAAACCGTGATTCGAGAATGTGCACGCGCCGTACACGGCCACGCCGTCGTCGAATGCCAGGGTAAGGTGGTGGATCTGTCCAAGCCATTTGCACGCCTGACAGTGACTGAAGCCATCCTGAGGTACAACCCGCAATATACCGAAGCACAACTTAACGACCGCGCTTGGCTCAAGGAAGAAATCGAACGCCTAGGCGGCAAGCTGGTGATGACTGACGGCATATCCGGCCTGCAATTCTCGCTATTTGAAGAAACCACCGAAGAAAAGCTATGGGAGCCAACCTACATCATCGATTATCCAATCGAAATTTCCCCGCTGGCACGTGAATCCGACCAGCACAAAGGCATTACCGAGCGCTTTGAATTATTCGTACTGGGTCGCGAGCTGGCCAATGGCTTCTCGGAATTGAATGATCCGGAAGATCAAGCTGAGCGCTTCCTGGAACAAGTTCGCCAGAAAGACGCCGGTGACGACGAAGCCATGCATTACGACGCTGATTACATCCGCGCACTGGAACACGGCATGCCGCCTGCCGGCGGCTGCGGTATCGGTATCGACCGCCTGGTCATGTTGCTGACCGATGCACCTTCAATTCGTGACGTTATTCTGTTCCCGCAAATGCGCCCCGAATAG
- a CDS encoding transposase: MTCTLRIHVAQIAYNYSAPGMEDALYEIAVLRQFCRVELTHIPDESSILRFRHLLEANQLAGELFGLIKQQLDA; encoded by the coding sequence TTGACCTGCACGCTGCGTATCCATGTGGCCCAGATCGCCTACAACTATTCCGCCCCCGGGATGGAAGATGCACTTTACGAGATCGCAGTGCTGCGTCAATTTTGCCGGGTCGAGCTGACCCATATTCCGGACGAAAGCTCGATTTTACGCTTTCGTCACCTGCTGGAAGCGAACCAACTCGCGGGCGAGCTATTCGGCTTGATCAAGCAGCAGCTGGATGCATAA
- a CDS encoding reprolysin-like metallopeptidase produces MLRLIKTEQPQSRPVSMASAIAVALATMALIACGGGGGGGGGTPSSTPSPTPTPNPTPTPTPTPTPTPTGNAPVVTAASIQSPQPGELVTLTGSNLNRVIELTVGGRSVTLEKMVDANNAIALRFSMPSLLQATGTVVEITAVLDDGGRVTLTGSVNPSLSPVWCPVTLVAPSGGIIQSGATTNMIGQCLSKLAAIRWNGVDYVPTITDDNHLSVVINTAQAGSGALQLVTKSGTVLIGPTVQLQTDKTSNLTVNLSLGQTSIMASNSLYLALIPNKPFMLIARVGTTNATLLLQSTVWVDGLDTNGNVVFTSPLSGNNTYPFVTGAIDEQTNNYTAVIAKENVGKFKTLRVTAMDPSNNKVAQASIQPVTSLKTRMKVHLVPIQRGAGGTPAPLQSVTMVKDVLETMYPISDVQVVAHTPMITNYAEAPNANSDLVEVNKLHLAENAGKYEFYFGVSPDWGSQGLGYVPGHASVGARTWSDDATKDTDFGHADSEYAADLIAHEVGHNFGRHHTFEDSGYPYAGGAQMGAYSGINLLKGTFKNRYAASDYKDVMSYSYPKWISDYTTDGIRRHGEQNGLVDPSALTKTAMANLERSAATTVSVVHYLIGSQRAGAQFSLDSVVGQALAVTLPATVSETAFRSMSNNGYWIRAVDQAGQAFWLKPVIAEVADHAVKQESVTFKLKADVKLSKVELYYSGNLLKQWAKPVTVQATAELGVQVTEKAGKASFTWPKGRGLTVVHVAANGRRTALAMSVVDGKIVLSTQALQAGGYWELSLSDGPLSQTISRISR; encoded by the coding sequence ATGTTGCGTTTGATCAAAACTGAACAGCCCCAATCCCGTCCGGTTTCGATGGCTTCTGCCATTGCAGTTGCCCTGGCTACCATGGCATTGATTGCTTGTGGCGGAGGCGGTGGTGGCGGTGGTGGTACCCCATCGTCAACACCATCACCCACGCCAACGCCCAACCCGACACCCACACCGACGCCTACGCCAACACCCACTCCAACTGGCAATGCGCCTGTTGTGACCGCTGCATCCATTCAATCACCACAGCCGGGCGAACTGGTTACCTTGACGGGCAGCAATCTGAATCGGGTGATTGAACTGACAGTAGGTGGGCGTAGCGTCACGTTGGAAAAAATGGTTGATGCGAACAATGCGATTGCATTGCGCTTCAGCATGCCATCTTTGCTGCAGGCAACCGGTACCGTTGTTGAAATTACGGCAGTGCTCGACGACGGTGGCAGAGTGACGCTGACTGGCAGTGTAAACCCGAGCCTGTCACCGGTTTGGTGCCCGGTGACACTGGTTGCACCCTCGGGCGGTATTATCCAATCCGGCGCAACTACCAATATGATTGGCCAATGCCTGAGCAAGTTGGCGGCCATTCGCTGGAATGGGGTGGATTATGTGCCGACGATCACGGATGATAACCATTTGTCTGTTGTGATCAATACAGCACAGGCGGGTAGTGGCGCGCTACAGCTGGTAACCAAGAGTGGTACGGTGTTGATTGGCCCGACCGTTCAACTTCAAACCGACAAGACATCGAATCTGACAGTCAATCTGTCGTTGGGGCAAACCAGCATCATGGCTTCGAACAGCCTATACCTGGCATTGATTCCAAACAAACCCTTCATGCTGATTGCGCGTGTGGGTACAACCAATGCGACGTTGCTGCTGCAATCCACGGTATGGGTAGATGGGCTTGATACCAATGGGAATGTGGTGTTCACCAGCCCCTTGAGCGGAAACAATACCTACCCCTTCGTCACCGGGGCGATTGATGAGCAAACCAACAATTACACCGCTGTGATTGCCAAGGAAAACGTCGGCAAGTTCAAAACCTTGCGCGTCACCGCGATGGACCCTTCCAACAACAAGGTGGCGCAGGCTTCAATACAGCCTGTAACCAGTTTGAAGACACGCATGAAAGTGCATCTGGTCCCGATTCAGCGTGGTGCGGGTGGTACGCCGGCGCCATTGCAGAGTGTGACTATGGTGAAAGACGTGCTGGAAACCATGTACCCGATCTCGGATGTGCAGGTCGTTGCACATACCCCCATGATCACGAATTACGCCGAGGCGCCCAATGCCAACAGTGATCTGGTGGAAGTGAACAAATTGCATCTGGCGGAAAATGCCGGCAAATATGAATTCTATTTTGGCGTGTCGCCTGACTGGGGTTCGCAAGGTCTGGGATATGTGCCTGGCCATGCATCAGTCGGGGCACGTACCTGGAGCGATGATGCAACCAAGGATACGGATTTTGGTCATGCCGATTCCGAGTATGCGGCAGACTTGATCGCACATGAAGTTGGGCACAATTTCGGTCGCCATCATACTTTTGAAGATTCGGGCTACCCATATGCGGGCGGCGCGCAAATGGGTGCCTATTCCGGCATCAATCTACTTAAAGGTACTTTCAAGAATCGGTATGCGGCCAGTGACTATAAGGATGTGATGTCCTATAGCTATCCGAAATGGATTTCTGACTACACCACTGACGGCATTCGTCGACATGGTGAGCAGAATGGTTTGGTTGACCCCTCAGCACTGACGAAGACCGCCATGGCAAACCTTGAACGCAGTGCGGCTACCACAGTGTCTGTCGTGCACTACCTGATTGGCAGTCAACGGGCTGGGGCTCAATTTTCGCTGGATTCGGTAGTGGGTCAGGCATTGGCGGTAACGTTGCCTGCTACGGTGAGCGAGACCGCCTTCCGTTCCATGTCCAACAATGGGTACTGGATACGGGCGGTGGATCAGGCTGGTCAGGCATTCTGGCTGAAACCTGTGATTGCCGAGGTGGCAGATCATGCGGTGAAGCAGGAGTCCGTCACCTTCAAACTGAAGGCGGATGTGAAGCTCAGCAAGGTCGAACTGTATTACAGCGGAAACCTGCTCAAGCAATGGGCAAAACCGGTAACGGTACAAGCCACTGCCGAATTGGGTGTACAAGTGACCGAAAAGGCGGGCAAGGCAAGCTTCACATGGCCGAAAGGACGAGGCCTGACCGTAGTGCACGTGGCAGCCAATGGGCGTCGCACAGCCTTGGCGATGTCTGTCGTGGATGGCAAGATTGTGCTTAGCACTCAGGCACTGCAAGCTGGTGGGTATTGGGAACTGAGTTTGTCAGATGGACCGTTGTCGCAAACGATCTCTCGTATTTCGCGCTGA
- a CDS encoding phytase produces the protein MEKQPLLSWLAGIALLLHQPTTIAGDQSIVRLMARFETEANFDDKAGGKANADDPAIWAHPDRSAESFVIGTLKEGGLTVFDLHGKTLQRVATPIAPNPGDKPGRFNNVDILPQFELNGRIVDLAIVTDRGSDKLRIYRINPGYKHRGTQPLTDITSPHVPWVFSQSQHEVNQQQTAYGLATGWLQGQPIAIASQRNQSRLAKLVLIALPDDTVSYRLHERILLPGRFTLPDHHTWSPCLGNDGESAQIEGMVLDSQQGMLYAAQETVGIWGIPLKHVGKPTLLDKVKTFGVPYDRIWDTEEEEYNCTYRLDQDRGFGGHHLAADVEGLTLLRQQHDDDTYLLASSQGDSSFMAYRIKDSGNLKAKGRFTITDGHRSDSVQRCDGAAVSTAALGLDFPDGLLVVHDGDNTPVVLNDKGKPRENTNFKLLPIQQLTDALNLD, from the coding sequence ATGGAGAAACAACCCTTACTGAGTTGGCTGGCCGGTATCGCCTTGCTGTTGCATCAGCCAACCACCATTGCAGGGGATCAATCAATCGTGAGACTGATGGCACGTTTTGAAACCGAAGCCAATTTTGATGACAAGGCAGGCGGCAAAGCCAACGCCGATGACCCCGCAATCTGGGCTCACCCGGATCGGTCAGCAGAGAGCTTTGTCATTGGTACCTTGAAGGAAGGCGGGCTGACCGTGTTTGATCTACACGGCAAAACGTTACAGCGGGTTGCCACGCCCATCGCGCCCAATCCAGGCGATAAACCAGGCCGTTTCAATAATGTGGACATCCTGCCGCAGTTCGAACTGAACGGTCGGATAGTAGATCTGGCGATCGTGACTGATCGCGGATCAGACAAGCTGCGTATCTATCGCATCAACCCGGGCTACAAGCACCGTGGCACACAGCCCTTGACCGATATCACCTCGCCACACGTGCCTTGGGTCTTCAGCCAAAGCCAACATGAAGTCAACCAGCAACAGACCGCTTATGGACTGGCAACAGGATGGTTGCAAGGTCAACCAATCGCTATTGCCAGCCAACGCAACCAGTCCCGGCTTGCCAAGCTGGTGCTGATTGCGCTGCCGGATGACACAGTCAGCTACCGGTTGCATGAGCGTATCCTCCTGCCCGGTCGATTCACGTTACCGGATCATCACACATGGTCACCATGCCTGGGTAATGATGGCGAATCGGCACAAATTGAGGGCATGGTGCTGGATAGCCAGCAAGGCATGCTTTATGCGGCACAGGAGACCGTTGGAATTTGGGGAATTCCCTTGAAACATGTTGGCAAACCAACGTTGCTGGATAAGGTGAAAACCTTTGGTGTGCCCTACGACCGCATCTGGGATACAGAGGAAGAAGAATACAACTGCACCTATCGCCTGGATCAAGATCGTGGCTTTGGCGGCCATCATCTGGCTGCAGATGTAGAAGGCCTGACTTTGCTACGTCAACAGCATGATGATGATACCTACCTGCTCGCCTCCAGCCAGGGGGACAGCAGCTTTATGGCTTATCGCATCAAGGACAGTGGCAACTTGAAAGCCAAAGGACGGTTCACCATCACCGATGGGCATCGATCTGACAGCGTACAACGCTGTGATGGCGCAGCGGTTAGTACCGCTGCATTAGGGCTCGACTTTCCCGATGGATTGCTGGTAGTACACGATGGAGACAACACACCCGTCGTACTTAATGACAAGGGTAAACCTCGAGAAAACACCAACTTCAAGTTGCTACCGATACAACAGCTGACTGATGCGCTGAATTTGGATTAA
- a CDS encoding choice-of-anchor J domain-containing protein produces MKAIRTLSAFVLFALAGTASATPLIEGFDNITSLPGAGWSFINNSTDAGSTWFQGNEGIFGAKDGAANSYIAANLTSTNSMLGTISNWLLSPTLSLRGGETLSFLTRTEAGSLNADRLEIRLSKNGNTSQVGNATDSLGDFSLLLSSVNPNLVPDGFPTDWQMFSVVIPDLKGLTDARLGFRYWVTDTGINGSNGNYIGLDNVSVVPTPSSLACLGLGLFGLMASVRRRT; encoded by the coding sequence ATGAAGGCTATTCGTACCTTGTCAGCATTCGTATTATTCGCTTTGGCTGGCACCGCAAGTGCAACGCCGCTGATCGAAGGCTTTGACAACATCACATCCCTGCCTGGCGCTGGCTGGTCTTTCATCAATAACAGTACCGATGCGGGCTCTACATGGTTCCAAGGTAACGAGGGCATTTTCGGCGCCAAAGACGGTGCCGCCAATTCCTATATTGCAGCCAACTTGACCAGCACCAACAGTATGCTTGGTACCATCAGCAATTGGTTGCTCAGCCCCACTTTATCGCTGCGCGGTGGCGAAACCCTCTCGTTCCTGACACGCACAGAAGCAGGCTCCCTCAATGCAGATCGACTGGAAATCCGCCTCAGCAAAAATGGTAATACCAGCCAGGTTGGCAATGCCACCGATAGTCTGGGTGATTTCAGCCTGCTATTGTCCTCGGTCAATCCGAACCTTGTCCCTGATGGATTTCCAACTGACTGGCAAATGTTCAGCGTAGTCATTCCCGACCTGAAGGGGCTGACCGATGCTCGCCTAGGTTTCCGTTATTGGGTGACCGATACCGGTATCAACGGCAGCAATGGCAATTACATTGGGCTGGATAACGTCAGCGTCGTCCCGACACCATCCTCACTGGCCTGCCTGGGCCTGGGATTGTTCGGTCTGATGGCCTCCGTGCGCCGCCGTACTTGA
- a CDS encoding PA domain-containing protein: MNVKQLTRNVTLALILGAMPLIAQAAAEIIVVNADEPGEGFNDPTPVQPIGGNNGLTLGQQRLNAFQYAANIWGRQLDSAVPIRIKSNFDPLACEKDSATLGSAGPLMVNRDFAGAPRTNTWYHGALANKLLEADDFEGEPVIRARFNSNLGKENCLEGGGFYLGLDGQHGHLTDLVGVLLHEFGHGLGFSNLTNGQTGRRYNGIPSMWDYHLYDLTAQKSWVEMTDAERVASGVNSRKLIWRGQNVTQAAPRVLQGAPELRISGLASVIGTYQIGTASFGPQITAAGTSAEVMPVVDQTDGRGLACDPLTANNASAIRGKIALVDRGTCSFNIKVKNAQLAGAVGVLVADNAAGSPPPGLGGSDPTVTIPAVRITKDDGEKLKLALKQRSRNRSGIYAALGISATQRAGSDEAGRLLMFAPNPYQPGSSVSHFDTSASPDLLMEPFNTESVKRNLDAPHDLTFPLLRDLGW; the protein is encoded by the coding sequence ATGAACGTTAAACAGTTGACCCGAAATGTTACGCTGGCCTTGATATTGGGCGCCATGCCGTTGATCGCCCAGGCAGCAGCGGAAATCATCGTCGTCAATGCCGATGAGCCCGGTGAAGGCTTCAATGACCCGACACCAGTACAGCCTATTGGTGGCAATAATGGCTTGACGCTTGGTCAACAACGGCTGAACGCGTTCCAATACGCCGCCAACATCTGGGGACGGCAGCTGGACAGCGCCGTGCCAATTCGTATCAAATCCAACTTTGACCCGTTGGCCTGCGAAAAAGACAGTGCCACGCTTGGCAGTGCCGGGCCGCTGATGGTGAACCGCGACTTTGCCGGTGCTCCACGAACCAATACCTGGTATCACGGTGCACTGGCCAATAAGTTGCTGGAGGCTGACGATTTTGAAGGCGAACCGGTTATCCGTGCCCGTTTCAACTCCAATCTGGGCAAGGAAAACTGCCTGGAAGGCGGTGGCTTTTACCTGGGACTGGATGGCCAGCATGGCCACCTGACCGATCTGGTCGGTGTATTGCTGCATGAATTTGGCCATGGTCTGGGTTTTTCGAACCTGACCAATGGCCAGACTGGCCGTCGTTACAATGGCATTCCCTCCATGTGGGACTACCACTTGTACGATCTGACAGCGCAAAAGAGCTGGGTAGAGATGACCGATGCAGAACGCGTTGCCTCCGGCGTCAATTCACGTAAGCTGATCTGGCGCGGTCAGAATGTGACTCAAGCCGCACCACGCGTCCTGCAAGGCGCGCCCGAACTGCGCATCAGCGGCCTGGCCTCGGTCATTGGCACTTACCAGATCGGTACTGCCAGCTTTGGCCCGCAGATTACTGCAGCAGGCACCTCAGCAGAAGTCATGCCCGTCGTCGATCAAACCGATGGCCGTGGCCTGGCGTGCGACCCGCTGACCGCCAATAATGCGTCGGCAATTCGCGGCAAGATTGCCCTGGTTGACCGTGGCACGTGCTCGTTCAACATCAAGGTGAAAAATGCTCAACTGGCAGGCGCTGTGGGCGTGCTGGTTGCCGACAATGCCGCCGGATCGCCACCACCCGGACTGGGTGGATCGGATCCCACCGTGACCATTCCGGCAGTCCGCATTACGAAAGATGACGGCGAGAAGTTGAAATTGGCACTCAAGCAACGTTCACGTAATCGCAGTGGGATTTATGCCGCACTCGGGATCAGTGCCACACAACGTGCTGGTAGTGACGAAGCTGGCCGCCTGCTGATGTTTGCTCCCAATCCTTACCAGCCAGGTTCGTCTGTTTCGCACTTTGATACCAGTGCGAGCCCGGATTTGCTAATGGAACCGTTCAACACTGAAAGCGTGAAACGTAATCTGGATGCACCGCATGACCTGACGTTCCCGTTATTGCGCGATCTGGGCTGGTAA